The genomic region AACAAAAGAAAAATGAACGATCTATTGATAAAAAACGCACTGGTCGTTGACGGAACGGGCGCAAAGCCTTACACGGCCGATATTCTCATAGATAACGATAAAATTTCTAAAATATCCGTATCAGGGTATGATCTTTTAAAAGCAAAGACTGTCATCGACGCTAAAGGAATGGCCGTTACGCCGGGCTTTATCGACATTCACCGTCACTGCGACATAAAGCCGTTCAACGACAAAGAAAAACTATACGGCTCGGTAATGCTTTCACAAGGAATTACTACGACAGTAGTCGGTAACTGCGGAATTTCAATGACGCCCGTATCCTTTGACGAAAAAACGGCGCAAGAAACCTATGACTTTGATTCGCCCGTACTGGGCCCGGCCTTCCCCGATATAAAAACGTATCGCGATTATATGACGGCCTTGGAAAACATCGAATTGCCGCTTAATTTTATGGCGATGATAGGAACCGGCAACGTAAAAATAGCTGTAAAAGGTTTTTCAAACAGCCCTTATACAAAAGAAGAAATGAAAAAGGCTCAAGACCTGATCGAAGACGCTTTGAAGGAAGGCGCTCCGGCTATTTCTTCGGGAATAATGTACATGCCGGAATGCTACAGCACTAAAGAAGAATTCGTCGAGCTGCTTATGCCGCTCGGTAAACGTAACGGGCTTTTTACGAGCCACATACGAGGAGAGGGCGACAGCATGGTAGACAGCGTCAAAGAGGTTATCGAAATAACCGGTAAAGCTGGCTGCGCCCTGGAAATATCGCATTTCAAATCATGCGGAATGAAAAATTGGAAAAAAGAAATTCACCGCGCCATAGCGCTTATAGAAGAAGCCAGAAAAAACGGCAGAGACGTTACGTGCGATTTTTACCCTTACGAAGGAGGTTCCACCGCGCTTACTACCATGATTCCACCTGCGTTTATCGCTGGGAATATGAACGCCGCGCTTGAAAGGCTCGGGACGGAAGAAGGGGTAGAGGCTTTCAGAAAGGCGGCGTCGATAGAATATTCCGACTGGGACAATTTTTGTATAACGCTCGGCTGGGACCGCATTATAATTTCCGGTATAGTAAACGAATACAATAAAAAATTTCTGGGACTCGATGTCGTAACGGCGGCAAAAAAATTCGGCTATAAGGACGCCTACTCCCTTGCGGCTTATCTTTTATCCGATGAAAAAGGCAAAACCGCTATCATCAATATGAGCATGTGTCAGGACGATATAGACACTGTGGCAAAACTTCCTTATTCAATCGTAATTTCGGACTCAATCTATGCGCAAACGGACAC from Treponema parvum harbors:
- a CDS encoding N-acyl-D-amino-acid deacylase family protein; the protein is MNDLLIKNALVVDGTGAKPYTADILIDNDKISKISVSGYDLLKAKTVIDAKGMAVTPGFIDIHRHCDIKPFNDKEKLYGSVMLSQGITTTVVGNCGISMTPVSFDEKTAQETYDFDSPVLGPAFPDIKTYRDYMTALENIELPLNFMAMIGTGNVKIAVKGFSNSPYTKEEMKKAQDLIEDALKEGAPAISSGIMYMPECYSTKEEFVELLMPLGKRNGLFTSHIRGEGDSMVDSVKEVIEITGKAGCALEISHFKSCGMKNWKKEIHRAIALIEEARKNGRDVTCDFYPYEGGSTALTTMIPPAFIAGNMNAALERLGTEEGVEAFRKAASIEYSDWDNFCITLGWDRIIISGIVNEYNKKFLGLDVVTAAKKFGYKDAYSLAAYLLSDEKGKTAIINMSMCQDDIDTVAKLPYSIVISDSIYAQTDTPHPRMYGAFPKIIREYVNERRLFTLEEGIKKMTGLPAERMNIKNRGYLKEGYYADINIFDPKRFKDNATFQNPTRMPSGLSYCIVNGKIALKDDKIIIKNAGRLIRNKR